A region of Colletotrichum higginsianum IMI 349063 chromosome 10, whole genome shotgun sequence DNA encodes the following proteins:
- a CDS encoding Gluconolactonase, which produces MNVPRTTNLKQTCARGQFHQHDGNCPGDRYQIHCDAGRSKVPSRPNTAASGQAGECKHPHASSLALLYVAKNSTPIKPSISILQYDPALESVIGPSPTHALVLSSVGTSAKPFFHRGCIYVASRNELWTTSAPLAATDPSRPPTILMSKVTVTRNPADDTLTAEWAKLRPPPTMPMPASGCAVGDDRMVWCSQGTPAPGTGGVFFLPAGRPPQAVASTYHGRDFNSPHSAAVSSRDGGIWFTDPCCGHEQDFRGPPQLPPQIYRCDAKTGEVRAMADGFVRPTGIAIDEDCSTIYIADAGGVRVDGSLDLIQPRSIYAFDIVKRNGAVFLANRRMFALARRGAPMHLMCEDGNVWAACGDGVEIWNSGGSLLGVIQVPGELLIVIPSSALLPI; this is translated from the exons ATGAACGTCCCCCGAACAACTAATTTGAAGCAAACATGCGCAAGAGGCCAGTTTCATCAACACGATGGCAACTGTCCAGGAGACCGGTATCAAATCCATTGTGACGCCGGTAGAA GTAAGGTACCGTCGCGGCccaacaccgccgcctcAGGACAAGCCGGAGAATGTAAACATCCCCATGCCTCCTCATTAGCTTTACTATACGTAGCTAAGAACTCGACTCCCATCAAGCCGAGCATCTCTATCCTCCAGTACGACCCCGCCCTCGAGTCCGTCATCGGCCCAAGCCCGACgcacgccctcgtcctctcctCCGTCGGAACTTCCGCCAAACCCTTCTTCCACCGCGGGTGCATCTACGTCGCCTCCCGCAACGAGCTATGGACCACCTCCGCGCCCCTCGCGGCGACTGACCCCTCGCGCCCGCCCACGATCCTCATGTCAAAGGTGACCGTCACTCGCAACCCCGCCGACGACACCCTCACCGCCGAGTGGGCCAAACtgcgcccgccgccgaccatGCCGATGCCCGCGAGCGGGtgcgccgtcggcgacgacaggATGGTCTGGTGCTCCCAGGGAACCCCCGCGCCCGGGACGGGAggcgtcttcttcctgcctGCAGGCAGGCCGCCGCAGGCTGTGGCCTCGACGTACCATGGCCGGGACTTCAACTCGCCGCACAGTGCGGCGGTGTCGTCCCGCGATGGCGGCATCTGGTTCACGGACCCATGTTGCGGTCACGAGCAGGACTTCCGGGGTCCGCCgcagctgccgccgcagaTCTATAGATGCGACGCGAAGACCGGGGAAGTGAGGGCCATGGCGGACGGGTTCGTCCGCCCGACTGGGATTGCGATTGACGAAGACTGTTCGACGATTTACATCGCGGATGCTGGGGGCGTCCGCGTGGACGGCAGTCTGGACTTGATTCA ACCACGGAGCATCTACGCCTTTGACATCGTGAAgcgcaacggcgccgtcttTCTGGCCAACAGACGGATGTTCGCCCTGGCGAGGAGAGGTGCTCCCATGCACCTCATGTGTGAGGATGGCAATGTATGGGCCGCTTGCGGCGACGGGGTTGAGATTTGGAATAGCGGTGGCTCACTGCTGGGTGTGATCCAAGTGCCAGGTGAGCTTCTAATCGTCATCCCTTCGAGTGCTCTGTTGCCTATCTAG